The genomic interval AAGCCATCAGTTAATTgcaaaaaattgattaaaataatgaaattcaaCAAGCAGCTAATTTTGCTActtgaaaacaaatataattgaaGTTTAAGCATAACTGTCCAGTATAAAAATAGCAAAAGAGAAggttattcaatttatttataactttttgttataaaaagATTATATTTGTAATCTTTTAAACATGATATGGTGATTAATTCTTCCGTTGTTTTAAACTTAGACCAAAAGAATGGAAAGTCGTGTAGAGCTTCATTGAAGTGTATTTTTTGAAGTACATGTATATACATTCATGCATATCAATATAAAATGTATGTTGTATGAAATGTATTTTTGACTCCTATTCCAATGTCTAAAATCCAACTAACATTGTattaaacacaaacaacaaaactTGAGGGagatattttttcttaatatgaGGGTGGATGTTGGTCTCTAAAGAACCTTGTATGATAgatgaataatatttttctgaGTAGAAAAACATAAGCATAAATAGAAGGAAAAGTATACCTAGAATATTTTCAGTTGCAAAAATAACACATAAGACAAACATATGGAGAGGGAAACTACTTTTAGGATTCAAAGGGCAACATACATAAACTTCTATTCTACCTGATGAAAGCACAATGGTGTCTTTAGCACGACCTTCAACAACAATCACACCACCAGAATTACGACTCCGTCCAGTTGAATGGTAGGGAACAATCCAACCTATGTCACCAGTATTCAGCCAGCCATCCCTATCTATGGCCTGACTTGTAGCTGAAGGATTCTGATACAAGAATAAGATATGTAACTGATAGAACTTAATCTAGTGTGTGTCAATAAGACACGGTGGATGAATTTGATCGGATCTAGTAAGTGAGCAACATTTTTTACTGCTATGACCATTACACAAGTTGCTCTATTGTTAAGGAAAATGTGTTACATAACAAGCAGAATGCTTTATCTCAAGAACACTTGCAGTAAACCTCATAATGAGCCTTTATAAGCCCTTGTTTCAGTCATGTGTGTCCAACAAATTTGTTATTGAATTTTCATATACATGcactctatctctatctctctctctcgtACACGCACACACACTTGTGCATGTCAAgacaagacaaaaaaaatttacattttgacTAATTAGATTACCTTGTAGTATCCTTTCATCAATGGTGGGCCCCTGACTTTCAGTATTCCCTTTGAACCAGGTGGAAGAATTTCACCAGTTTCAGAATCTACAACTTTGAATTCTGTATGCTTGATTGGATACCCCACAGATCCAATAACCTTTAAAAGATAGCATTTGAAGCATTTTCAGATAAGAGCACTACTATTTGCATTCTCAAATTACAAACTAATTTAAAGAATGcaaattatgtaattattatgaATACCAAACTCTAGATAGAGACTCGTGAAGAAAGGTGTACAGTGTGTTTATAATTAACATGTTATGTAGAATGGATGGATgacttttgaaaagaaaaatatattaagtaGGCATGTCCAGACCTAATTTATTAGGACTCTCATTTAGCCCTTTGATTTCTTAACTAAACCAAATAATTGTTATTctcaacattttattttttttggtttttcacATCATAAGATTTTATAAGGTAATATTTCTAGCCACCCAGGGCTATTGGGTTTGGTGTGTGGATAATATGAATGGTGCAATCATACTATCTTAGAATTTGGGTTTGTGCCTATAACTGAATCCCAAAATCTAGATCTTGGGATGAGAGTTTCTCTTACTTATGACCACCATTTTGTCCATATCACTGGTCAATGTGGAATCTCTTATGCTTTTCATTCGTTCAATATAAGTAGGGGGAAAATGTCATATAGTAGAATAGTTAACATgttttaagttacagaaaggactaaatatgtttaaaataatgATACTCATTATGTTATGCAGTTTATAGATATGGCTTACGTCACAACCAGGTCGCCGAGCAGCAATAACCGGTGAAGTTTCTGTTAAACCATATCCATTCTGCAAATTGAAACCAATAGCCTGTATAGTATTCAAAATATGTTAGAAGATGGCCAAAAAGAAAATTCCTGCTTGAGAATAAAAAACATGAGACGTAACAGAcctcaaaaaatttatcaacatgaGAAGGTAAGCTACCACCACCACTTATTGCAACCTGCATAGTGCAGAAGATATTGCCTATTGTGAGCAGAAAATGATTCATTTCCAAATCACTAATAATGACACAATATGGTATGTAGCAAGAACCACGAGATAAAGGGAATGCTAAGCAGCAAAAACGGATATAACAACTATAATACAACCATAAAGAAGAAGGAATTAAACTGACAGACAACTAGACCCCAACATCTGAACAAGACTTTTTCGTTCCTTTGCAATTCTACAATTAACTCGCAATTATGCTTGGATTGCTTAAACAACACCCTTGAAGATTTATTTGTTTGTGTCTAACCAAAGAAACCGTACCACAGTCACATCCATTTTATACACACTACATTTCTTACTTCTATTGCTATTGCAGATCTCCAACACAGTGGAAGAGAAGCTTACCTTAGCAAAAAGCTAATAAATGTGTTTATTAACCGACTGTCATAATAGCATCACATCAAAAAACCTTTAGTTTGAATTTTCCAAATTCGAAAGTGCAACAAGCAAATTAGTTTACAGTTTACGCCACCTTTTCATTTTGTTATTATCGTTGTTAAACTGGAGTGCAAACTACAGACACAGGATAAAACCTTGAGTTGATCCCTACTTAACAAGCCCTTTGAAATTTATCTTAGAATATACCCTAGCTATCCTAGTCTCGCAAGTCCATACAAAGGTAATCTACACAGAATTATGAGCAGCAACATGGTTGTCAATGTTACAGGGTCAAACAATTTTCAGAAATATATGAATAAGCTTTCAGTAAAAATAAGTCTGGTGGAAAATATCGTTGGCCAAAATGTTAAGGATTTAGGAATAATGATCCATTCAAGAGGctaattaaatcaataaaaaataaataactcatAATTCacgttttaataatatttaaccaattaagtttcaacatattcataaaCTGGAAAAAATTTCACAAAACTTTTTGGCTCCCAAAGAGTCGGTTGGTCAATATGTGGCACTTTGTGGATGAGATTGAATAAATTAAAAGCACAATAAAATACTTTATTATAAAGCATAGTACATAATACAATACCTTTGATATTCCAATGGTTGAACGGATTTTACTGTAGACCAGTTTATTTGCCAGCATATGAATTGGATATAGTATTGCAGCTATAAGTCTTGCCCATATTAAGTCTAATATTGAATAGAGAAAGGAAGGTGGCTTCTGATTCGATGTTAAACATTTACCCTGCAAAAATTTAGtgcaaaatttattattaattgcaAGGTTCCCACATATGTCCAACAAAAATATCTAACCTTtaaattttcatgtttttttttcaaaataattgaacTCACTATGAGATGCAGCGCTATAGCAAAAACAACATCAGCTGTTGTGGCTGCTACACAAAATTGCCCCGCTATTGCATGCCTTGTAACACGCCATTCACAACACttatatgaatatttatttcaattaaaaaattttgaataattttgttTGGTTCAAAATATGGGAGAGtggtttaaattaaatattgtttcaTTAGAGTAGGGNNNNNNNNNNNNNNNNNNNNNNNNNNNNNNNNNNNNNNNNNNNNNNNNNNNNNNNNNNNNNNNNNNNNNNNNNNNNNNNNNNNNNNNNNNNNNNNNNNNNNNNNNNNNNNNNNNNNNNNNNNNNNNNNNNNNNNNNNNNNNNNNNNNNNNNNNNNNNNNNNNNNNNNNNNNNNNNNNNNNNNNNNNNNNNNNNNNNNNNNNNNNNNNNNNNNNNNNNNNNNNNNNNNNNNNNNNNNNNNNNNNNNNNNNNNNNNNNNNNNNNNNNNNNNNNNNNNNNNNNNNNNNNNNNNNNNNNNNNNNNNNNNNNNNNNNNNNNNNNNNNNNNNNNNNNNNNNNNNNNNNNNNNNNNNNNNNNNNNNNNNNNNNNNNNNNNNNNNNNNNNNNNNNNNNNNNNNNNNNNNNNNNNNNNNNNNNNNNNNNNNNNNNNNNNNNNNNNNNNNNNNNNNNNNNNNNNNNNNNNNNNNNNNGGAAAGAAATAGTATGGACAAATATCTCTCCTTATTTGGTTCACAAGGGAAAGTAATGGATTTTAATTAAGAGAAATGACTAATTTGTTTCTCACACCCTTATTTCATGTTACATTTTTTTGGTTGCTCAAAGTATCATCTGCACGGAAGCCAAAGACTAATCCTTCGAGGTACGAAGATCCATTTAAGGAGATACCATCTCCCAACAAATTATCTTTCATGAAATAAGGATGTGAGGAACAAATTAGTCATTTCATGTTACATTTATGTAACAATATTTAAGTCATTGCATTTAACCCATTGAGTGGAGATGCATTTTGCTCATCTCCATTTGCCCTCCAAAAAGTTAAACCAAACaaaagattaatatattttctctCCATTGTCCCTAACCACATTATGTTAAGCACATACATACAAAATAGAAGGAAGAAAGATAATAGTGATTTTACGAATGTTAACACTAATATATAAAGAGCCGATGATCAAACCTCATAAATTCGCTTATACTCCATGTACCCTAAGCTGATCCGTATGAATGTGAGTGCGACAAACTTTCTAATAAGTGAGCTTGTTGATATCTGCTTTTGGATCCCACTACAGAGGAACCAAAAATAGTAGTAAATGTTATTCACAAGAGGCATTAAATACAAAGAAGCATATTTATACAATTCATGGGAAAATGAGTTACCTGTACAAAGTTTCATAAACTAAAGGAACAGAAACCATCAACTGTGGCTGATAACGTCCCAAATCATCCTAGAACAAAACAAAGTACAGAATACTAATCAGTGTGGCAATGTGTATTCTTTTTTAGACATACCATGCATGAAACATATGATGAAAAGTAATAATACCTTCAAGTTTCTCACGGTAGTGTATATTTGTTCAACACCACGTGCGAAAATGAAATACTCGCAAGCTCTTTCATATGCATGCCATGGAGGCAGCATACTTAGAAATATATCCCCAACTTCAGCAGGTGCAACATCCGTTAAGTGTTTGATCTAGAAATTCATTAACACATTATATAAAGAATTGATCCTATGTTAAAAGCCAAGAATCATTCCACAATTAATAAACAATTGAATTTTGGGTTAATGTGTCAGTAAGTTGTAGGCTTGTAATATATTAACCTTATAATAATTTTGTGAACTCTAACAAATCAACACAGCTTGTTTGAAAATAGTAAAGTACCATTGccacaataaaatttattagagaTTTGCAATCAAACCTGATGCAAAAGATTGTGATGGGTTAGCATAACACCTTTTGGATTTCCAGTAGTTCCACTTGTGTACACAAGAGTAGCTATGTCATCAGATTTTATTGCTTCAAACTTATAGGGTTGTCCTGCAATCAAATTGGACAATCTTACCACTTAAACACAGTTATGGCTATATCTAATGTTTCATAGCAGTACTTTATATATAATCTGAAGTTGTAGAGAAGGTGCAGGTGGCATACTAGCATCATGGCACTCAAACAATGCCTTGCGACATTCTCGCCCTAAATGTATGACTTCCATGAATGTAAAGATTGGCACCTCCTTGTTTCCTTCACTAACCAGGCATGATTTTTCTCCCCAAAGAAGAATGATAAATCTGATTGAACTCTTTAAGtaaaatggttttgcaatccgATTAAACATTTCAGGATTGTCCACAGCCAGTGCAACACTAAATAACAATTACAGAAGTTAGCAACTATTCCAGTGAATCATCAATATAGACTAGACCTTAAAATATGCAAGAAAACTTGGAAATTCAAACACATCTTAGTCAAAGATATGCATGTGGAAACAGTAAGTATTCCTTCTGTATTTATCAATCTTCATGCCTCTATGAAAATTTGCAATTGAAAGGCACTATTGTTATTACTGTTGAGTGCTACTCAAATTCAAGGGCTGGAAGTGTGAAGTGTCTATGTATACACTAGATACAATCTGCTTGAGTTAAAGTCTTTATTAAACCTTTCAGAGTGGTTGTATATTTGCAGAAGTTCTTCAATTGATGACCTTGAACCCCTTACCACATTGATTGCTCCAATTGCCATCATGCCTAGACTAAAAACATAGAATGCATGTGATTAAAAAGATAACAACTACTATTGCAGAAGTTCTCTTTGTAGTTTGTTTTCGAAAAGATTGTATACAAACAAGTTGTGCAATTATTAACAAAACTCTAATCAATTTGGTAAAGTCCTAAATAATACTCAAAGTTCTGCACACCTTGATCTGCTACAAGCCAACGACATGAGTTATCAGCAAAAAGGGCAATCTTCTCATCAGGTTTTACTCCAATAACTCTCAAACCCTCAGCAAAGTCCAATATTGCATCCTCCAACTGATATTTTGATAAGAAAGGTAGGAGCATACAACCGAATGAAATCTCATAACATTTGTTTCTCACATGActcaaattgaaacaaaaacattCATTGTGTCATCAAGctgataaaactttaaaataatttgaaattgatttgCACTCCATCAAAAAATCTTCAGATTAACACACAAAATCACAGACTTCTGATGTGCAGCATATTGAATCAACATAATTACAATATACTAtgcaacaataaaaaattgaaatgaccACATTCATATTCTACAGGTAAGATAATGGTTTAAGAGCCTGAAGCATAAACACAGAGTCAATTGACCCTCTCCCCCCAAACATGTGTTGTTGTGTCCATTTGCATCATGTGTCACACATCCATGaccattttgattattaatattgagGAAGCTATATATGTCCCACCaccaacaaatattttaaagtaaaacaTGAGAAACCACACAAAGATCAATGATTAAATCCAGTGGTTATTCTTCAAAActttaatcattaattttacaacaacaacaaattggGAAAGGTggaaaattttattaatcataGTGGCACTAATGGccaattttcaaaactttaatCATATGAAATGTTTATTACctaataaaatgttaaaattagtTAGAAACATATATACTTTATCCTACCCCTACATTTCTGTGTAAAGAATCCGATCATAAAGCCATCTACTTTGAACCAAACTCTACCCTAACCATTCcgaataacaataaaattagttatacaTCCATTTTTCATGCTCTCAACCTTGAAACCAAAAATACTTGGAACCTATGATCACCACATTAATGGTTGGTATTTGGAAGCCTTTGATTATGTCATCAACTCTTGAAATTATGACTTTTTCTAATAGAACATGAACAAGAGAAAACACAAACCTGTTTGTATGTCATAGTTGTAGGAGGATCATGATATTGATCTACCAATGCTACATTATCACCAAACTTCTCAGCAGAAGTTCTCCAAATGTCAGGAACTGCTTTCCACTCATCTAAAGCCACAGCACCATTACCAGAAACCAATGAACTTTCTAATAAAGGAGAGAACCTTCTTATTTGAACTTTCTCTGTCTACATACAAAACTATATAGTTGGAACTTTGGAAGATAAAATTAACCAAAATGACAATTACAACAATATAGTGCTTCAAAACACGCCATGAAGCACCAACATTAGACACTTGACACATCAACActgacaataatttaaaaaacgaAAGAAATTGAATGAAATTACATGCGTCTGCATCACACACTCACATGTGTCGCACATCAGACACACCTTTGATTCAATATGAAATGTCAGTGTTACACATGACATGTATACGAATAGTACTGCAGGCATGTTTAATTTATCATAGTAATTGATATATTTGGAGCACAATGCAAAGATAGAAGCAGTTAATTAATTACCTTGAATTCAGATTGACAGCAAAACACACGAAAAGAAGAGGTTCGAGAAACGTTGATGGTGGTGGTGAAGTTGTGATGAGAAAATAAGAAAGGAAACGTGGAAGAAGCATAGTTGTAGTTGGAGGAGGTGATAGGAATTCCCTGCATTGAATTTAGCTGAAACCTGTTGAAGTAAAACAAAGAAGAGAAATGGATGAAGAAGAGGTCGACGtaatagatatttgttaatatgaatatatgaaaaaGTAGTAACTTGTGTTCAAGTGATTTTATgtgatttgagttttaaaatcTCTTTTTGGTCCAACTTGTAACCATTGaaatttgtttatgaattttattataaaaatttattcttcAATCCTTTCAAGGAAACGTTAAATTTTGCGtgcattaactttttttttcgaaaaagaAACGTTTATTGTGTGAAAAGAAATGTTAATTGTATTGAACCATTCGATTTCATTGTGGGAACAATTGCTATCAAACTCTAAGTTCACTTTTCGTGtaatagtatattttaaaattttcggtgaagataaaagttttaaatattaaaaaaaaattatttaaattttaaaatgtaaattttattttaaaataattaaattttttattttaaatattatattaataatataaataataattaaatttagtatattttttcaatttagatATGAGTAGAATCGAGGGTGAAATTCCTGCTACACCGACCGTAGATTCTACGTATAAATTTACGActgataattttaataataattgatattataatttttggtttATAATGTCTACATATAtatgaatgttttattttaaatatattttgtagacatttttttcaagaagttgtattcgaatagaCAAAATTTATTGGAAGacaaaatagaataataattattaccATTAGATCTAATACAGTTACTGgttaaaagagaaagaaaatgcAAATTAATTTTGGGATACAAAAAaagtggaagatataaatcaaaatcaatagtAATTTGTTCTCATAAGGAAAACCGTTCATTCAAACTCAGATGTATACTGTTGAATATCGGTTAATGATGAAAATTTAATGTTCGATGTGGAACACACAATCACGATATTGTGGATACTTTAGATGGTCATTCATATTTGGGACATTTAAATGAAAATGATAGAAAATTTGTTAATGACATGATAAAGTATAAACTTGCACCAAGATTCATTttaaatgctttgaaagagaaaaataaagaaaatctcACAGTTTCCACTCAAATATAAAAAGCAAagagtacttatcgatcatctTTGAGAGGTTTGTACACATAAGTGCAACATCTATTGAagttaaaacaaagtaaaaattATGTGCATTAGACAAGAAAACAAGATAATTTAGATGTTATGAGAGACATATTTTGGATGTATCCTGATTgtgattgtataaagttgttgaacatgttttattttgttttgttatgtgatagtacatacaaaacaaatagatatcgACTACCATTGCATGAAATTGTCGGATATTAGGTTTATATTTTCTATTGCATTTGTTTACTTagtgttagataatattattatatattagtagtaagggtattttagacaattctagacaattctattttcttactattaacttcagttttggtttattatatgatatgaaaccctagagtggttgttttctcttcttcctctttcttcctcttttcattgttaacatggtatctagagcctatttcgatcctcattgaacgatcccgcctctattccgctgtcgagttcccaacaattagggaatataattatagtttatcttttctaacattccaatattcagTGAGATTTTCCGTGTCCTAATTCTGCTTTACCCTTTCTTTGTAgtttttcgtttatttttagtagatcaataaaaaaaaaaattattagggttctataaacctttccacaagccattagggtttgacgctctaaccaaccgagctaaaaagaacaatgg from Cicer arietinum cultivar CDC Frontier isolate Library 1 chromosome 5, Cicar.CDCFrontier_v2.0, whole genome shotgun sequence carries:
- the LOC101494185 gene encoding probable acyl-activating enzyme 16, chloroplastic isoform X3, whose amino-acid sequence is MSLACSRSSVALAVDNPEMFNRIAKPFYLKSSIRFIILLWGEKSCLVSEGNKEVPIFTFMEVIHLGRECRKALFECHDARQPYKFEAIKSDDIATLVYTSGTTGNPKGVMLTHHNLLHQIKHLTDVAPAEVGDIFLSMLPPWHAYERACEYFIFARGVEQIYTTVRNLKDDLGRYQPQLMVSVPLVYETLYSGIQKQISTSSLIRKFVALTFIRISLGYMEYKRIYEGKCLTSNQKPPSFLYSILDLIWARLIAAILYPIHMLANKLVYSKIRSTIGISKVAISGGGSLPSHVDKFFEAIGFNLQNGYGLTETSPVIAARRPGCDVIGSVGYPIKHTEFKVVDSETGEILPPGSKGILKVRGPPLMKGYYKNPSATSQAIDRDGWLNTGDIGWIVPYHSTGRSRNSGGVIVVEGRAKDTIVLSSGENVEPGELEEAALRSNLIQQIVVIGQDKRRLGAVVVPNKEGALKVARELSIIDSKSSDISQEKLTSLIYNELRTWTSEFPFQIGPILLVNDPFTIDNGLMTPTMKIRRDRVMAQFKDQIENLYK
- the LOC101494185 gene encoding probable acyl-activating enzyme 16, chloroplastic isoform X1 is translated as MQGIPITSSNYNYASSTFPFLFSHHNFTTTINVSRTSSFRVFCCQSEFKTEKVQIRRFSPLLESSLVSGNGAVALDEWKAVPDIWRTSAEKFGDNVALVDQYHDPPTTMTYKQLEDAILDFAEGLRVIGVKPDEKIALFADNSCRWLVADQGMMAIGAINVVRGSRSSIEELLQIYNHSESVALAVDNPEMFNRIAKPFYLKSSIRFIILLWGEKSCLVSEGNKEVPIFTFMEVIHLGRECRKALFECHDARQPYKFEAIKSDDIATLVYTSGTTGNPKGVMLTHHNLLHQIKHLTDVAPAEVGDIFLSMLPPWHAYERACEYFIFARGVEQIYTTVRNLKDDLGRYQPQLMVSVPLVYETLYSGIQKQISTSSLIRKFVALTFIRISLGYMEYKRIYEGKCLTSNQKPPSFLYSILDLIWARLIAAILYPIHMLANKLVYSKIRSTIGISKVAISGGGSLPSHVDKFFEAIGFNLQNGYGLTETSPVIAARRPGCDVIGSVGYPIKHTEFKVVDSETGEILPPGSKGILKVRGPPLMKGYYKNPSATSQAIDRDGWLNTGDIGWIVPYHSTGRSRNSGGVIVVEGRAKDTIVLSSGENVEPGELEEAALRSNLIQQIVVIGQDKRRLGAVVVPNKEGALKVARELSIIDSKSSDISQEKLTSLIYNELRTWTSEFPFQIGPILLVNDPFTIDNGLMTPTMKIRRDRVMAQFKDQIENLYK
- the LOC101494185 gene encoding probable acyl-activating enzyme 16, chloroplastic isoform X2; this translates as MSLACSRSSLGMMAIGAINVVRGSRSSIEELLQIYNHSESVALAVDNPEMFNRIAKPFYLKSSIRFIILLWGEKSCLVSEGNKEVPIFTFMEVIHLGRECRKALFECHDARQPYKFEAIKSDDIATLVYTSGTTGNPKGVMLTHHNLLHQIKHLTDVAPAEVGDIFLSMLPPWHAYERACEYFIFARGVEQIYTTVRNLKDDLGRYQPQLMVSVPLVYETLYSGIQKQISTSSLIRKFVALTFIRISLGYMEYKRIYEGKCLTSNQKPPSFLYSILDLIWARLIAAILYPIHMLANKLVYSKIRSTIGISKVAISGGGSLPSHVDKFFEAIGFNLQNGYGLTETSPVIAARRPGCDVIGSVGYPIKHTEFKVVDSETGEILPPGSKGILKVRGPPLMKGYYKNPSATSQAIDRDGWLNTGDIGWIVPYHSTGRSRNSGGVIVVEGRAKDTIVLSSGENVEPGELEEAALRSNLIQQIVVIGQDKRRLGAVVVPNKEGALKVARELSIIDSKSSDISQEKLTSLIYNELRTWTSEFPFQIGPILLVNDPFTIDNGLMTPTMKIRRDRVMAQFKDQIENLYK